A single genomic interval of Tenuifilum sp. 4138str harbors:
- a CDS encoding lyase family protein produces MTTRTETDYLGSLQIPADALYGIHSVRAKDNFPDTTQFHVEWYQAMGLVKQACYLTYAEMVKALQEENLYHYSKGFIPPNVVNALIAVAGEVHEGKYFDSFIVPAIQGGAGTSINMNVNEIIANATLIRLGHNPGNYTVIDPIEQANVYQSTNDTVPTALRVAVVRLLTLLEELINNTRQAVETIEKSHRNSLRIGYTQLQAAVPSSYGQLFSTYSEALSRDWWRVSKCFERIKVVNLGGGAIGTAVGTPRFFVMEVVKHLQQLTGFPFTRSENLNDATANLDSFVEVHAILKAHAVNIEKMASDIRLLASDIAGNAISIPKRQVGSSIMPGKVNPVIPEFVVSIAHRVYTNDMLISNLAGQGALDLNAYLPTIGHAMIDSIKLLIAANQALASHLLNGIEIDSEKSAQLLMFNPSITTALLPIIGFNRAAMLAQEMRLKKIDIFSANQNLKLIPEEKLVELVKPNNLLKLGFSFREVID; encoded by the coding sequence ATGACAACCCGCACTGAAACCGATTACCTTGGAAGTTTACAAATCCCTGCCGATGCACTTTACGGAATACACTCGGTAAGGGCAAAAGATAATTTTCCTGATACCACACAGTTCCATGTTGAGTGGTACCAGGCTATGGGACTGGTAAAACAGGCATGTTACCTTACCTATGCGGAAATGGTTAAGGCACTCCAGGAAGAAAATTTATACCACTATAGCAAAGGTTTTATTCCGCCCAACGTAGTAAATGCCCTAATTGCAGTTGCAGGCGAAGTGCATGAGGGCAAGTACTTCGACAGTTTCATTGTCCCGGCCATTCAGGGAGGTGCTGGTACAAGTATTAACATGAATGTTAACGAGATAATTGCTAACGCAACACTCATCAGGCTTGGCCATAATCCCGGCAACTACACGGTTATCGATCCCATTGAGCAGGCCAATGTTTACCAAAGCACAAACGATACGGTACCAACAGCACTTAGGGTAGCCGTGGTAAGGTTGTTAACCCTGCTCGAGGAGCTAATCAATAACACCCGCCAGGCAGTTGAAACCATTGAGAAAAGCCACCGAAACTCATTGCGCATAGGTTACACGCAGCTACAGGCAGCGGTACCATCGTCGTACGGACAGCTGTTCAGCACTTACAGCGAAGCGCTATCGCGCGATTGGTGGAGGGTTTCAAAATGCTTTGAGCGTATAAAGGTTGTTAACCTTGGAGGAGGAGCCATTGGTACTGCAGTGGGAACACCCCGTTTCTTTGTAATGGAGGTGGTTAAGCACCTGCAACAGCTAACCGGATTCCCGTTTACCCGCAGCGAAAACCTAAACGATGCCACAGCAAACCTCGATTCATTTGTTGAGGTACATGCCATTCTCAAAGCCCATGCAGTGAATATTGAGAAAATGGCATCGGATATACGCCTGCTGGCGTCGGATATTGCGGGCAATGCAATTAGCATTCCCAAACGACAGGTGGGCAGCTCAATTATGCCTGGCAAGGTAAACCCCGTAATCCCTGAATTTGTAGTAAGCATTGCCCATCGGGTTTACACCAACGATATGCTTATCTCAAACCTTGCCGGACAGGGTGCGCTTGACCTAAACGCATACCTGCCAACCATTGGACACGCCATGATTGATTCCATAAAGCTACTGATTGCTGCCAACCAAGCCCTTGCAAGCCATTTACTCAATGGCATTGAGATCGACTCTGAGAAATCGGCTCAGCTACTGATGTTTAATCCATCCATAACCACAGCCCTGCTCCCGATTATTGGATTTAACCGGGCTGCAATGCTTGCGCAGGAAATGCGTCTGAAAAAAATTGATATTTTCAGCGCCAACCAAAACCTGAAACTAATTCCGGAAGAAAAACTGGTTGAATTGGTAAAACCAAACAACCTGCTTAAGCTGGGTTTCTCGTTTCGCGAGGTGATTGATTAA
- a CDS encoding peptidoglycan DD-metalloendopeptidase family protein has protein sequence MFGIINMNGRVYDPVLGRFLSPDNFVQAPDFTQNFNRYAYCLNNPLKYTDPTGEIFVIDDILFAAAIGAIINVAVQGMSGHINSAGDFFMAAGIGALAGAGGAFVGGAVAGAIGYGGFAGGATIGAASGFAGGFIGGAGNSWMNGSNFGDGLVAGLKGGLIGGISGGLIGGTIAGIDAVRSGSDFWNGSVNEVGGSGFGTFLDEEIPAGAKPTATGEIAETSTNPNYGKYGMTRNGGAKAHYGVDYAGKEGDDVFAMYDGKVIKIGGSKEYGENFVRTSSTINGKTYNVDYGHMSKSVVSINKMVSAGEKIGEMGRLGNLAGTSFPTHVHIAVWRPVNGLQGFVMPWWK, from the coding sequence CTGTTTGGCATAATAAACATGAACGGACGGGTGTACGACCCCGTGCTGGGCCGCTTCCTTAGCCCCGATAACTTTGTTCAGGCTCCCGATTTCACCCAGAACTTTAACCGGTACGCATACTGCCTCAACAACCCGCTGAAATATACTGATCCGACGGGAGAAATATTTGTAATTGATGATATTCTTTTTGCAGCTGCAATAGGGGCAATTATAAATGTAGCTGTACAAGGTATGTCTGGTCACATTAATAGTGCCGGAGATTTCTTTATGGCTGCAGGAATTGGCGCTTTAGCTGGAGCTGGAGGTGCTTTTGTTGGAGGTGCGGTTGCAGGTGCAATTGGCTATGGAGGATTTGCGGGTGGAGCAACAATTGGGGCTGCCTCTGGATTTGCTGGAGGCTTTATCGGAGGGGCTGGAAACTCTTGGATGAATGGGAGCAACTTTGGAGATGGTTTAGTAGCTGGTTTGAAAGGAGGTTTAATTGGCGGAATTTCTGGTGGTTTAATAGGAGGGACAATTGCTGGTATTGACGCAGTAAGGAGTGGTTCTGATTTTTGGAATGGAAGTGTTAATGAGGTCGGAGGAAGTGGTTTTGGAACGTTTTTAGATGAAGAAATTCCTGCCGGCGCTAAACCTACAGCTACTGGTGAAATAGCCGAAACATCAACTAATCCTAATTATGGCAAATATGGTATGACACGAAATGGAGGCGCAAAAGCTCACTACGGAGTTGATTATGCGGGCAAAGAAGGGGATGATGTTTTTGCTATGTACGATGGAAAAGTAATTAAAATAGGCGGCTCTAAGGAATATGGAGAAAACTTTGTAAGAACATCATCAACTATTAATGGGAAAACATACAATGTAGATTATGGCCATATGTCAAAGAGCGTTGTATCTATTAATAAAATGGTTTCAGCTGGAGAAAAAATTGGTGAAATGGGACGGCTTGGAAACTTGGCCGGAACTTCATTTCCAACGCATGTTCATATTGCTGTTTGGCGTCCTGTAAATGGTTTACAGGGTTTTGTAATGCCTTGGTGGAAGTGA